Proteins encoded by one window of Microplitis demolitor isolate Queensland-Clemson2020A chromosome 6, iyMicDemo2.1a, whole genome shotgun sequence:
- the LOC128668059 gene encoding uncharacterized protein LOC128668059 has product MAAAAAEILNIQRQIIFDESIAHYEAHAHLPYASSTFNNSDEIRIAVQHQDLCLLPSKSTLHVYGKFTKSDGTAVSATTHMVNMTVCHMFEELRYELNGVEIDRNKNVGITSLMKGYTSLSPAQQNTLENSGWIVDEPVNKLHNDNGYFDVSIPLSLLLGFAEDYQKVVINAKHELILIRSNADLNAYVVATPAAGAHAEAVKITLRKIEWIVPYVTMADKQKIEALNYITSDPAISISFRAWELYEYPLLPNTSKHIWAVKTSTQLEKPRFVILGFQTARKNDATKNASVFDHCNIRDIKLFLNSQSYPYGNLNLNIANNQYALLYDMYINFQISYYNKEPEPLLTKKKFLEQAPLYVIDCSKQNESVKSGPVDIRLEFESANQFPAQTSAYCLIIHDRIVEYNPISSIVRKLI; this is encoded by the coding sequence ATGGCGGCGGCGGCGGCGgaaatcttaaatattcaacgacaaattatttttgatgagtCAATTGCGCACTATGAAGCGCATGCTCATCTCCCgtatgcttcatcaacattcAACAACAGCGATGAAATAAGAATTGCTGTTCAACATCAAGATTTGTGTCTACTTCCAAGTAAAAGTACCCTACATGTGTACGGAAAATTCACAAAGTCTGATGGTACAGCTGTAAGTGCAACTACTCACATGGTCAACATGACAGTCTGTCATATGTTTGAAGAACTACGCTACGAGCTCAATGGTGTTGAGATTGatcgtaataaaaatgtcgGTATCACAAGTCTCATGAAAGGATACACATCACTGAGTCCTGCTCAACAAAATACACTCGAGAACTCAGGCTGGATTGTAGATGAACCTGTAAACAAATTACATAATGACAATGGCTACTTTGATGTATCTATACCACTGAGTCTTTTGCTTGGATTTGCTGAAGATTACCAAAAAGTTGTCATTAATGCAAAgcatgaattaatattaataagatcAAATGCTGATTTGAATGCCTACGTTGTGGCCACACCTGCTGCTGGAGCTCATGCTGAAGCTGTTAAAATTACGCTGCGAAAAATCGAGTGGATTGTACCATATGTGACTATggctgataaacaaaaaattgaagctttgaATTATATCACAAGTGATCCAgctatctcaatcagttttcGTGCTTGGGAGCTGTACGAGTATCCTCTATTGCCAAATACTTCAAAGCACATTTGGGCAGTAAAAACTTCTACGCAGCTTGAGAAACCACGTTTTGTGATACTTGGATTTCAAacagcaagaaaaaatgacGCTACTAAGAATGCCAGCGTATTTGATCATTGCAACAtcagagatataaaattatttttaaactctcagAGTTATCCTTATGGGAACTTAAACCTCAACATTGCAAACAATCAATATGCTCTGTTGTAtgacatgtatataaatttccaaatttcttACTACAACAAAGAACCTGAACCACTGCTAacgaagaagaaatttttggaacaagCACCGCTGTACGTTATCGATTGTTCGAAACAAAACGAATCGGTAAAATCTGGACCAGTGGACATTCGTCTAGAATTTGAATCCGCAAATCAATTCCCTGCACAGACATCAGCTTACTGCCTCATAATACATGATCGCATAGTCGAGTATAATCCTATAAGCAGCATCGTACGAAAACTAATATGA